In the genome of Lysobacter sp. BMK333-48F3, the window CTTCACCGCCTATGTCGGCCTGCTCGACATCGGCCAGCCCAAGCCCGGCGAAACCGTGGTGGTGGCCGCGGCGACCGGCGCGGTCGGCTCCGCGGTCGGCCAGATCGCCAAGCTCAAGGGCGCGCGCGTGGTGGGCATCGCCGGCGGCGCCGACAAGTGCCGCTACGCGGTCGAGGAGCTCGGCTTCGACGTCTGCATCGACCGCCGCGACCCGCAGTTCGCCCAGCGCCTGGCCGAAGCCTGCGCCGACGGCATCGACGTGTACTTCGAAAACGTCGGCGGCGCGGTGCTCGACGCGGTGGTGCCGCTGTTGAACATCGGCGCGCGGGTGCCGGTGTGCGGGCACATCGCCGACTACAACAATCGGACCCTGCCGGACGGCCCCAACCGTCTGCCGGCGCTGATCGCGGCGGTGCTGCAAAAGCGCATCCGCATGCAGGGTTTCATCATCTTCGACCACTACGCCGAACGCTTCGAGACGTTCCGCCGCGAGATGGGCGAGTGGGTCGCCAGCGGCCGGATCAAGCTGCGCGAAGACCGCGTCGACGGCCTGGAGAATGCGCCCGAGGCCTTCATCGGCCTGCTGCAGGGCGGCAACTTCGGCAAGCTGGTGGTCAGCGTCGGCGAAAGGTGAGGTTTGGGGTGTTCGAACCGCTTCCTTAGGGCGGCGATTTCGGATTGATGCTTTTGCGGTTTGTGCGGGCAAAGGCAAAGGCAAATCCCCCCTGGCCCCCCTTTTTCAAAGGGGGGAACGACAGGATGGCCACGAATGTTCGCTTGGGCGTGCGCTGATTGCGATCAGCGCACGATGGTCAGCGGGGTCTGCGCATGCGCCAGCACTTTGCCGGCGATCGAGCCCAGGAACAGGGTCTTGAGCGCACCGCGGCCGTGCGAGCCCATCACGATCAGGTCGCAGCGTTCGTTCTTGGCGAACTTGAGGATGGTCGAGGCCGGCTCGCCGATCGGCAGGTGCTCCTCGAACTCCAGTTGCGCGCGTTTGAGCGTCGCCCGCGCGCGCTGGGTCGCGGCGCGGCCGTTCTCGGCGTGGTAGCGCACCGCGCCGTCCGCGCCCAGGTGGATGGCGACGCTGCGCAGCAGGGGCTCGTCGACGTACAGCAGGTGCAGTTCCGGCGGCTGCGCCAGTTCGCCGGCGAGGCGAATGGCGTAGCGCACGGCGCGCAAGGCGATCTCGCTGCCGTCGACGGCGATCAGGATGCGCATGCGGGCTCCGGCGGCGTAGGAATTCGCTCCAGCATCCGCCTGCGCCGGCGGCGGATGTTGATCGCGGTCAAGCAATCGGCCGATCGCTTGCGACGTCGGTTCAAAAGCGCGCAGCCCACAGCGCGGCCATGCCGAGCATGGCCGGCCACAGCCAGGCCGGGTGCAGGGCGGCGCGGCCCAGCGCGTGCCGCGGGCGCAAGCC includes:
- a CDS encoding NADP-dependent oxidoreductase; its protein translation is MPQTDTVNRRIVLASRPSGLPGAQNFRLEQAEVPTPGPGQVLLRTEYLSLDPYMRNLMEEIGPTYAPSVPLGQPMVGGTIARVVASEHPQFRVGERVLANGGWQDYALSDGQDLLALGDDARPSLSLGGLGMPGFTAYVGLLDIGQPKPGETVVVAAATGAVGSAVGQIAKLKGARVVGIAGGADKCRYAVEELGFDVCIDRRDPQFAQRLAEACADGIDVYFENVGGAVLDAVVPLLNIGARVPVCGHIADYNNRTLPDGPNRLPALIAAVLQKRIRMQGFIIFDHYAERFETFRREMGEWVASGRIKLREDRVDGLENAPEAFIGLLQGGNFGKLVVSVGER
- a CDS encoding universal stress protein, yielding MRILIAVDGSEIALRAVRYAIRLAGELAQPPELHLLYVDEPLLRSVAIHLGADGAVRYHAENGRAATQRARATLKRAQLEFEEHLPIGEPASTILKFAKNERCDLIVMGSHGRGALKTLFLGSIAGKVLAHAQTPLTIVR